A window of the Arachis duranensis cultivar V14167 chromosome 5, aradu.V14167.gnm2.J7QH, whole genome shotgun sequence genome harbors these coding sequences:
- the LOC107491591 gene encoding uncharacterized protein LOC107491591: MARPLLFIHPMPSTSHIGLAVMTLVLCAVALLMCASHSRKWRQWKACYDAFVEEEPVIEVHNEAVAATSTGEQQEGDGSLWQRNILMGGKCQLPDFSGVIIYDSNGNVVTPPKTSRSLLTWK, translated from the coding sequence atggctcgtCCACTTCTATTCATCCACCCTATGCCTAGCACCTCACATATTGGCTTAGCTGTTATGACCCTCGTGTTGTGTGCCGTTGCCTTGCTCATGTGCGCTTCTCATTCGCGCAAATGGCGTCAGTGGAAAGCTTGTTATGATGCCTTTGTCGAAGAAGAGCCGGTGATAGAGGTCCACAACGAAGCTGTGGCAGCGACAAGCACGGGCGAGCAACAAGAAGGAGACGGTTCGCTGTGGCAGAGGAACATACTTATGGGTGGGAAGTGCCAGCTTCCTGATTTCTCTGGTGTCATAATCTATGACTCCAATGGCAATGTAGTAACCCCTCCTAAGACTTCTCGTTCATTACTAACTTGGAAATAG
- the LOC107491596 gene encoding type IV inositol polyphosphate 5-phosphatase 3 isoform X1, whose amino-acid sequence MKQRSPHHQQRTSWAELCCLGWSCIQLFWGRVVLRKWLNMGTNESDYSADPEDDDDDDYDFDDEDAIEIDSDNEELARQSWFMGNRGDKAHPESKEYLPRLRRQKSSTYRSQYINTKELRICVGTWNVGGKLPPDDLDIDDWLGVNEPADIYVLGLQEIVPLNPGNIFGAEDTRPVPKWENIIRETLNRVRHTPRKIKSFSDPPSPSKYQPSDDVPDIEEEILLESDSDIGEEVHPLDEENNVYTEVSTNKTNADDDTNTNLLASNSADIANSDVPVKLSLQREFSFPKRSERKHSFRAEGLPENMDTSFAQQTTKLTRMLSGSERIGLSWPEPPLHLLSQQVLERPTSFKSLKSFKSSKSFNTYNSFKSIMDEMPVMPSLPEIDLQTLIKRKRRSPYVRIVSKQMVGIFVTIWVRRSLRKHIQNLKVSTVGVGVMGYIGNKGAISVSMSIYQTLFCFICTHLSSGEKEGDELRRNADVHEIHRRTHFQSLSYIGLPKRIIDHERIIWLGDLNYRINLSNMETRALILKKQWSKLVEKDQLRQELKNGGVFDGWSEGTLNFPPTYKYEVNSDKYYGEDPKVGKRSPAWCDRILSHGKGMRLLNYRRAELKLSDHRPVTATYMVDVEMFSPRKLQRALTYTDAEIENEEVIMNSGGWTIAT is encoded by the exons ATGAAGCAAAGATCACCTCACCATCAGCAG AGGACTTCTTGGGCTGAATTATGTTGTTTGGGTTGGTCCTGCATACAGCtcttttggggaagagtggtcCTCAGGAAATGGCTTAACATGGGAACCAACGAGTCTGATTACAGTGCTGACcctgaagatgatgatgatgatgattatgactTTGATGATGAAGATGCTATTGAAATTGATTCAGACAATGAAG AGTTGGCGAGGCAGTCATGGTTTATGGGCAACCGAGGCGATAAAGCTCATCCTGAATCAAAAG AATATCTTCCAAGGTTAAGGAGGCAAAAGTCATCAACTTATAGGTCTCAGTATATAAACACAAAGGAATTGAG AATATGTGTTGGAACATGGAATGTTGGAGGAAAACTTCCACCTGATGACCTTGATATTGATGATTGGTTAGGTGTCAACGAACCGGCCGACATATATGTCCTTGG TCTTCAAGAGATTGTACCTTTAAACCCTGGTAATATTTTTGGTGCTGAAGATACTCGCCCTGTGCCAAAATGGGAAAATATTATTCGGGAAACCCTGAATCGAGTGCGACATACACCACGAAAGATAAAATCCTTCAGTGACCCTCCTTCTCCATCAAAATATCAGCCATCAGATGATGTCCCAgatattgaagaagaaatattaCTCGAAAGTGATAGTGACATCGGTGAGGAAGTCCATCCCTTGGATGAAGAAAACAATGTTTATACTGAAGTTAGTACTAATAAAACGAATGCTGATGATGACACGAATACAAATTTATTGGCTTCCAATTCTGCTGATATTGCAAACTCTGATGTGCCGGTCAAACTTAGTTTACAAAGAGAGTTTTCTTTTCCAAAGAGGTCTGAAAGGAAACACAGCTTCCGCGCTGAAGGTTTACCCGAAAATATGGATACATCATTTGCCCAACAGACCACTAAACTAACCAGAATGCTTAGTGGTTCTGAAAGGATTGGTTTGAGCTGGCCAGAGCCACCGCTACATCTGCTATCCCAGCAAGTTTTAGAGAGACCAACATCTTTTAAATCTCTCAAATCCTTTAAATCATCAAAGTCATTCAACACATATAATTCTTTCAAGTCAATCATGGATGAAATGCCAGTTATGCCTTCGCTTCCTGAAATTGATCTTCAAACTTTAATTAAGCGGAAAAGAAGATCCCCATATGTAAGGATTGTGAGTAAGCAGATGGTTGGAATTTTTGTCACTATATGGGTTCGTAGGAGCTTGCGTAAACATATTCAGAATTTGAAGGTGTCAACAGTTGGTGTTGGTGTTATGGGCTACATTGGTAACAAG GGAGCAATATCTGTCAGCATGTCCAtatatcaaactcttttttGCTTCATATGCACCCACCTTTCATCAGGTGAAAAGGAAGGAGATGAACTTCGAAGAAATGCTGATGTTCATGAAATACATCGTAGAACACATTTTCAGTCACTTTCTTATATTGGACTTCCCAAAAGAATCATTGATCATGA AAGAATAATTTGGTTGGGAGATCTGAATTACCGTATTAACCTATCAAATATGGAAACAAGAGCTCTTATATTAAAAAAGCAGTGGTCAAAATTGGTTGAGAAAGACCAG CTTAGGCAAGAACTCAAGAATGGTGGTGTGTTTGATGGATGGTCAGAAGGCACCTTAAACTTCCCACCAACTTATAAATATGAGGTTAATTCAGATAAGTACTATGGAGAAGACCCTAAGGTTGGGAAGCGTTCACCGGCATG GTGTGATCGCATTCTTTCACACGGCAAAGGGATGAGATTACTGAATTACAGAAGGGCTGAGCTCAAACTTTCGGATCACAGACCTGTGACGGCCACATACATGGTTGACGTTGAAATGTTCTCTCCTAGGAAGCTACAACGAGCTCTAACTTACACCGATGCAGAGATTGAAAACGAAGAAGTCATAATGAATTCAGGTGGTTGGACCATAGCTACTTAG
- the LOC107491596 gene encoding type IV inositol polyphosphate 5-phosphatase 3 isoform X2, translating into MKQRSPHHQQLFWGRVVLRKWLNMGTNESDYSADPEDDDDDDYDFDDEDAIEIDSDNEELARQSWFMGNRGDKAHPESKEYLPRLRRQKSSTYRSQYINTKELRICVGTWNVGGKLPPDDLDIDDWLGVNEPADIYVLGLQEIVPLNPGNIFGAEDTRPVPKWENIIRETLNRVRHTPRKIKSFSDPPSPSKYQPSDDVPDIEEEILLESDSDIGEEVHPLDEENNVYTEVSTNKTNADDDTNTNLLASNSADIANSDVPVKLSLQREFSFPKRSERKHSFRAEGLPENMDTSFAQQTTKLTRMLSGSERIGLSWPEPPLHLLSQQVLERPTSFKSLKSFKSSKSFNTYNSFKSIMDEMPVMPSLPEIDLQTLIKRKRRSPYVRIVSKQMVGIFVTIWVRRSLRKHIQNLKVSTVGVGVMGYIGNKGAISVSMSIYQTLFCFICTHLSSGEKEGDELRRNADVHEIHRRTHFQSLSYIGLPKRIIDHERIIWLGDLNYRINLSNMETRALILKKQWSKLVEKDQLRQELKNGGVFDGWSEGTLNFPPTYKYEVNSDKYYGEDPKVGKRSPAWCDRILSHGKGMRLLNYRRAELKLSDHRPVTATYMVDVEMFSPRKLQRALTYTDAEIENEEVIMNSGGWTIAT; encoded by the exons ATGAAGCAAAGATCACCTCACCATCAGCAG CtcttttggggaagagtggtcCTCAGGAAATGGCTTAACATGGGAACCAACGAGTCTGATTACAGTGCTGACcctgaagatgatgatgatgatgattatgactTTGATGATGAAGATGCTATTGAAATTGATTCAGACAATGAAG AGTTGGCGAGGCAGTCATGGTTTATGGGCAACCGAGGCGATAAAGCTCATCCTGAATCAAAAG AATATCTTCCAAGGTTAAGGAGGCAAAAGTCATCAACTTATAGGTCTCAGTATATAAACACAAAGGAATTGAG AATATGTGTTGGAACATGGAATGTTGGAGGAAAACTTCCACCTGATGACCTTGATATTGATGATTGGTTAGGTGTCAACGAACCGGCCGACATATATGTCCTTGG TCTTCAAGAGATTGTACCTTTAAACCCTGGTAATATTTTTGGTGCTGAAGATACTCGCCCTGTGCCAAAATGGGAAAATATTATTCGGGAAACCCTGAATCGAGTGCGACATACACCACGAAAGATAAAATCCTTCAGTGACCCTCCTTCTCCATCAAAATATCAGCCATCAGATGATGTCCCAgatattgaagaagaaatattaCTCGAAAGTGATAGTGACATCGGTGAGGAAGTCCATCCCTTGGATGAAGAAAACAATGTTTATACTGAAGTTAGTACTAATAAAACGAATGCTGATGATGACACGAATACAAATTTATTGGCTTCCAATTCTGCTGATATTGCAAACTCTGATGTGCCGGTCAAACTTAGTTTACAAAGAGAGTTTTCTTTTCCAAAGAGGTCTGAAAGGAAACACAGCTTCCGCGCTGAAGGTTTACCCGAAAATATGGATACATCATTTGCCCAACAGACCACTAAACTAACCAGAATGCTTAGTGGTTCTGAAAGGATTGGTTTGAGCTGGCCAGAGCCACCGCTACATCTGCTATCCCAGCAAGTTTTAGAGAGACCAACATCTTTTAAATCTCTCAAATCCTTTAAATCATCAAAGTCATTCAACACATATAATTCTTTCAAGTCAATCATGGATGAAATGCCAGTTATGCCTTCGCTTCCTGAAATTGATCTTCAAACTTTAATTAAGCGGAAAAGAAGATCCCCATATGTAAGGATTGTGAGTAAGCAGATGGTTGGAATTTTTGTCACTATATGGGTTCGTAGGAGCTTGCGTAAACATATTCAGAATTTGAAGGTGTCAACAGTTGGTGTTGGTGTTATGGGCTACATTGGTAACAAG GGAGCAATATCTGTCAGCATGTCCAtatatcaaactcttttttGCTTCATATGCACCCACCTTTCATCAGGTGAAAAGGAAGGAGATGAACTTCGAAGAAATGCTGATGTTCATGAAATACATCGTAGAACACATTTTCAGTCACTTTCTTATATTGGACTTCCCAAAAGAATCATTGATCATGA AAGAATAATTTGGTTGGGAGATCTGAATTACCGTATTAACCTATCAAATATGGAAACAAGAGCTCTTATATTAAAAAAGCAGTGGTCAAAATTGGTTGAGAAAGACCAG CTTAGGCAAGAACTCAAGAATGGTGGTGTGTTTGATGGATGGTCAGAAGGCACCTTAAACTTCCCACCAACTTATAAATATGAGGTTAATTCAGATAAGTACTATGGAGAAGACCCTAAGGTTGGGAAGCGTTCACCGGCATG GTGTGATCGCATTCTTTCACACGGCAAAGGGATGAGATTACTGAATTACAGAAGGGCTGAGCTCAAACTTTCGGATCACAGACCTGTGACGGCCACATACATGGTTGACGTTGAAATGTTCTCTCCTAGGAAGCTACAACGAGCTCTAACTTACACCGATGCAGAGATTGAAAACGAAGAAGTCATAATGAATTCAGGTGGTTGGACCATAGCTACTTAG
- the LOC107491595 gene encoding uncharacterized protein LOC107491595, whose protein sequence is MSRSSETETESETGKATAAVVVQVELHLSITSLAMFLLKTWRSTAFGVYGYLNFTKSAYLDHAKKFKPGEMDIQITGKNCIVTGANSGIGYATAEGLARRGATVYLVCRNKERGEAALSEIQTKTGNQNVHLEICDLSSVADIKSFASRFSKKNMPVHVLVNNAGLLEQKRVTTSEGFELNFAVNVLGTYAMTESMVPLLEKASPDARVITVSSGGMYTTPLTKDLQFSGSNFDGVEQYARNKRVQVALTEKWAETYKDKGIGFYSMHPGWAETPGVANSLPSFNEKLAGKLRTREEGADTVVWLALQPKEKLVSGAFYFDRAEAPKHLPLAATGGSHTLINSLVEDLHSIVSPFP, encoded by the exons ATGAGTCGTAGCAGTGAAACTGAAACAGAATCAGAAACAGGAAAAGCAACAGCAGCAGTTGTCGTTCAAGTTGAGCTTCACTTGTCGATTACATCCCTCGCTATGTTCCTTCTCAAG ACATGGAGATCAACTGCTTTTGGTGTCTATGGTTACCTCAACTTCACCAaatctgcttatct gGATCATGCTAAGAAATTCAAACCAGGGGAAATGGATATACAAATAACAGGGAAGAATTGCATTGTTACTGGAGCTAACTCTGGAATTGGCTATGCAACTGCTGAGGGTCTTGCAAGACG TGGTGCCACTGTGTATCTTGTGTGCCGGAATAAGGAGAGGGGAGAGGCTGCACTTTCCGAAATTCAAACCAAAACCGGCAATCAGAATGTACATTTAGAG ATTTGTGACCTTTCATCTGTTGCAGATATCAAGTCATTTGCTTCCAGGTTTTCTAAAAAGAATATGCCAGTTCATGTGTTG GTTAACAATGCAGGGTTACTTGAGCAGAAACGAGTTACCACGTCCGAAGG GTTTGAGTTGAACTTTGCTGTAAATGTGTTAGGCACTTATGCCATGACAGAATCGATGGTACCATTACTAGAGAAAGCATCCCCGGATGCGCGCGTCATTACAGTTTCATCTGGTGGAATGTATACTACTCCCTTGACCAAAGATCTTCAG TTTTCTGGGAGCAATTTCGATGGGGTTGAACAATATGCTCGAAATAAGCGAGTTCAG GTTGCCCTGACAGAGAAGTGGGCCGAAACATATAAAGACAAAGGGATAGGATTTTACTCAATGCATCCAGGTTGGGCTGAAACTCCTGGAGTTGCTAACAGTTTACCAAGCTTCAATGAGAA GCTTGCCGGAAAGCTTAGAACAAGGGAAGAAGGTGCAGACACAGTTGTTTGGTTGGCATTACAGCCTAAAGAGAAACTGGTCTCAGGTGCATTTTACTTTGATAGAGCCGAAGCTCCAAAGCACCTTCCGTTGGCCGCGACCGGTGGTTCTCATACCTTGATCAACTCACTTGTTGAAGATCTTCATTCAAttgtttctccttttccatAA